AGACTTATCCAGCCCCGTACAAACCCATGGAGGTCGTCACCCCTTACCCGATACAGAAAAATTGGCAGCTAAACTCGCTCAATTGGGCATTAAGTCAAGAGAGACTTTAGTCGTTGCCTATGATAACTCCCGGATGGCCTTTGCCTCTCGCTGTTGGTGGTTGCTGCGCTATCTGGGTCATGAGCAAGTGGCGATTTTAGATGGGGGTTGGAAAGGCTGGCAAGAGGCTGAATATCCCACCAGTCAAGAGCCGGGGGTGGCCAAACAGCCAGGAGTCTTTACCCCTGAGATGCAATCGGATTGGGTGGTCGATTGTGAAGCGATTAAGCAATTAGGAGAAAGACCCGATGTTATTCTAGTAGACTCCAGAGGCTATGACCGATACATCGGCAAAACCGAACCCATCGATCCCGTAGCGGGTCATATTCCTGGAGCGGTTAATCACCCGTGGCAAGAGATCACCACCGAGTCAGGAGCAACGCAACCGACTAGCTACCACCAAACCCTCTGGCAGACCTATCCGGCTGATTCAGAATTCTGGGTATACTGCGGTTCCGGAGTTACCGCTTGTGTTAACTTATTTTCCCTGGCTCTAGCGGGAAGACCCCACGAAAAACTCTATGCTGGTAGTTGGAGTGATTGGTGTTCCTATGGCGAACACCCCATCGCTACAGAATTTCCCAACTCCTGACAAAACTCTTGAGCAAAAGCTAAGACTTTCTGTCATAATAGAACCAGAATTTAGAGACCGAAATCAGATTAGAGATACTTCTCGAATCGATTGAGTCTCATTATTCTTGTATGAATTTTAGGCGAGTTTATCGCTTTGTTTTTTCTATTAAAACCCTTACAACTCAATTTTTACCCTCAATTCTATTGACTCGATTTTCAGGATTTAATGTACTCCTGAACTGTTTACTCTAATGCTCAATAGTGCCCCCCAGAAGAGGTTTCAATGGCCAGACTGGATGGGGTGGGTTTTTTCTTTGAACGGTTAGCACCTCTGCCGACCGTTAATCATCTGTTATGCATCTCAAATCTTTTAGGACTAACATTTTATGGGATATAAAAATAAAAATCGTGTATCAATCTTTGTCGATGGAAACAATATGTTCTATGCCCAACAAAAAAATGGCTGGTTTTTCGATCCTAAACGGGTTTTAGAATACTTTGCTGGCAAGGAAGAAATGGATCTAGCCAATGCCTTTTGGTATACGGGAATTAAAGATCCCCAAGATCAAAGAGGATTTCGAGATGCTCTGATTAGTTTGGGTTATACGGTACGCACAAAAATTCTGAAGGAATATTATGATGACCATTCGGGGCGCTATTCCCAGAAAGCGAATTTAGATATAGAAATTGTTATTGATATGTTTAATACGGTAGAGCAATATGACCGGGTGATCTTATTTAGTGGGGATGGGGACTTTGAACGGGCGATCGAGTTGTTGCGCTCTAAAAGTACCCATATTACCGTCGTTTCCACGGAGGGAATGATTGCTAGGGAACTGAGAAATGCAACAGACCGTTATATCGATCTCAATGATATCCGACCGTTAATTGAGAAAACCGATCTATAGCATGTGTTGTTGGGCCAATTGAGTTAACCGCTCTAATCCCTATCTATAGCGCGAAGCGCTATAGTATTTACAAATCCTGGAAAACGGCATGAATAGCTTGTTCGATATCTTTCGTTATAGCCAGGGCTGATCCCATTCTCTGACCCTATTCCCTATTCCCTATTCCCTAGCG
The DNA window shown above is from Roseofilum capinflatum BLCC-M114 and carries:
- a CDS encoding sulfurtransferase, encoding MTFPSLLVSPQWLSEHLENPQVVVIDCRFSLANPEQGREEYEAGHIPGAFYLHLNEDLSSPVQTHGGRHPLPDTEKLAAKLAQLGIKSRETLVVAYDNSRMAFASRCWWLLRYLGHEQVAILDGGWKGWQEAEYPTSQEPGVAKQPGVFTPEMQSDWVVDCEAIKQLGERPDVILVDSRGYDRYIGKTEPIDPVAGHIPGAVNHPWQEITTESGATQPTSYHQTLWQTYPADSEFWVYCGSGVTACVNLFSLALAGRPHEKLYAGSWSDWCSYGEHPIATEFPNS
- a CDS encoding NYN domain-containing protein produces the protein MGYKNKNRVSIFVDGNNMFYAQQKNGWFFDPKRVLEYFAGKEEMDLANAFWYTGIKDPQDQRGFRDALISLGYTVRTKILKEYYDDHSGRYSQKANLDIEIVIDMFNTVEQYDRVILFSGDGDFERAIELLRSKSTHITVVSTEGMIARELRNATDRYIDLNDIRPLIEKTDL